Proteins from a genomic interval of Streptomyces fodineus:
- a CDS encoding NUDIX hydrolase yields the protein MPADPARTGEGAYEESYEGGLRKVARVVLLDPEQRILLLHGHEPNDPADDWWFTPGGGLEGAETREEAALRELAEETGITDVDLGPVLWRRRCSFPFAGRRWDQDEWYYLARTTQTATAATGLTELERRSVAGARWWTCRELTRAHETVYPTRLAELLRTLLDEGPPASPVTLDPEIV from the coding sequence GTGCCCGCTGACCCCGCGCGGACCGGCGAGGGGGCGTACGAGGAGTCGTACGAGGGCGGTCTGCGCAAGGTGGCCCGGGTGGTCCTGCTGGATCCCGAGCAGCGCATCCTTCTCCTCCACGGCCATGAGCCGAACGATCCGGCCGACGACTGGTGGTTCACCCCGGGCGGCGGTCTGGAGGGCGCCGAGACGCGCGAGGAGGCCGCGCTGAGGGAACTCGCCGAGGAGACCGGCATCACCGACGTCGACCTCGGCCCGGTGCTGTGGCGGCGCAGGTGCTCCTTCCCGTTCGCGGGCCGCCGCTGGGACCAGGACGAGTGGTACTACCTGGCGCGTACGACGCAGACGGCCACCGCGGCGACGGGGCTCACGGAGCTGGAGCGACGCAGTGTCGCCGGAGCGCGCTGGTGGACGTGTCGGGAACTGACCCGGGCACATGAGACGGTGTATCCGACCAGACTCGCCGAGCTGCTGCGCACACTGCTCGACGAAGGTCCCCCGGCCAGTCCTGTGACCCTCGACCCGGAAATCGTCTAG
- the lepB gene encoding signal peptidase I, with product MGGESTTRTAPHSGGTGTAQPGGGRLGQRLSSVAVALGLVLFLGGFAWAAVTYRPYTVPTSSMTPTIDAGDRVLAQRVDGGEVRRGDVVVFEDKSWVTGAKVVKRVVAVGGDTVSCCTNGKLTVNGKQIDEPYLPKGSLAENQNFPAVTVPQGRLFLLGDQRQGSLDSTAHLTDAAKGTVSRDAVSARVDAVVWPWKGSLKRPTGFEALGTLSQPGPLGTIELLIAAGGVLVLAGGAYGPIAGRRARSRARTARPEAAGAR from the coding sequence ATGGGTGGCGAGAGCACGACGCGTACGGCCCCGCACAGCGGCGGGACAGGCACGGCACAGCCCGGCGGCGGCCGGCTCGGACAGCGATTGTCCTCCGTGGCCGTGGCACTGGGTCTGGTGCTGTTCCTCGGCGGATTCGCCTGGGCGGCGGTGACCTACCGGCCGTACACCGTGCCCACCAGCTCGATGACGCCCACGATCGACGCCGGTGACCGGGTGCTGGCCCAGCGCGTCGACGGCGGCGAGGTGCGCCGCGGTGACGTGGTGGTCTTCGAGGACAAGAGCTGGGTCACCGGCGCCAAGGTGGTCAAGCGGGTGGTCGCGGTCGGCGGCGACACCGTCTCCTGCTGCACCAACGGCAAGCTGACCGTCAACGGCAAGCAGATCGACGAGCCCTATCTGCCCAAGGGCAGCCTGGCCGAGAACCAGAACTTCCCGGCCGTGACCGTCCCCCAGGGTCGCCTCTTCCTCCTCGGTGACCAGCGCCAGGGCTCCCTGGACTCCACCGCCCACCTCACCGACGCCGCCAAGGGCACGGTCTCCCGGGACGCGGTGAGCGCCCGGGTGGACGCCGTCGTATGGCCCTGGAAGGGCTCGCTCAAGCGCCCCACCGGCTTCGAGGCCCTGGGCACCCTCTCCCAGCCCGGCCCGCTCGGCACGATCGAGCTGCTGATCGCCGCCGGCGGCGTCCTGGTCCTGGCCGGCGGTGCCTACGGCCCGATCGCGGGGCGCAGGGCCCGCTCCCGAGCCCGTACCGCCCGCCCGGAGGCGGCCGGTGCCCGCTGA
- the lepB gene encoding signal peptidase I, with translation MGDVAVGARSGHDGEEHRGHPVEANAPVPDSAMTSGNDPAGDQGAPDEEQRPPAGDASAGASGAQPKKPRSFWKELPILVVIALVLALLIKTFLVQAFSIPSASMQNTLQVGDRVLVDKLTPWFGSKPERGEVVVFHDPDDWLAGEPAPTPNAVQQVLSWIGLMPSANEKDLIKRVIGVGGDTVQCRGTGPLLVNGRALNEPYVYAGNTPCTDDELGGQFKVKVPKGYIWVMGDHRQNSRDSRYNQSDKHHGMVPVDDVVGRAIVKAWPINHWGTLPVPDTFDQPGINQQTPASAALTVAPQGVAIAAVLPVAVWRRRRADRLESKAERKTSAGSR, from the coding sequence GTGGGGGATGTGGCGGTTGGCGCACGGTCGGGGCACGACGGCGAGGAGCACCGCGGGCACCCCGTGGAAGCGAACGCCCCCGTGCCGGACAGCGCCATGACCTCAGGGAATGACCCGGCGGGCGACCAGGGCGCGCCGGACGAAGAACAGCGGCCCCCGGCCGGGGACGCGAGCGCGGGCGCATCCGGTGCCCAGCCGAAGAAGCCACGCTCCTTCTGGAAGGAGCTGCCCATCCTCGTCGTCATCGCGCTGGTCCTGGCGCTGCTGATCAAGACGTTCCTGGTGCAGGCGTTCTCGATCCCGTCCGCCTCGATGCAGAACACCCTCCAGGTGGGTGACCGCGTCCTGGTCGACAAGCTCACCCCGTGGTTCGGCTCCAAGCCGGAGCGCGGCGAGGTCGTCGTCTTCCACGACCCGGACGACTGGCTGGCGGGCGAACCGGCGCCGACCCCGAACGCCGTGCAGCAAGTCCTCAGCTGGATCGGCCTGATGCCGTCCGCCAACGAGAAGGACCTCATCAAGCGCGTGATCGGCGTCGGCGGTGACACGGTCCAGTGCAGGGGCACCGGCCCGCTGCTGGTCAACGGCAGGGCGCTGAACGAGCCGTACGTGTACGCCGGCAACACGCCGTGCACGGACGACGAGCTCGGCGGCCAGTTCAAGGTGAAGGTCCCCAAGGGCTACATCTGGGTGATGGGCGACCACCGCCAGAACTCCCGCGACTCGCGCTACAACCAGTCCGACAAGCACCACGGCATGGTCCCGGTCGACGACGTCGTGGGCCGCGCGATCGTCAAGGCCTGGCCGATCAACCACTGGGGCACCCTGCCGGTCCCGGACACCTTCGACCAGCCCGGCATCAACCAGCAGACCCCGGCGTCCGCCGCCCTGACGGTGGCCCCGCAGGGCGTGGCCATCGCGGCGGTGCTGCCGGTGGCGGTGTGGCGGCGCCGGCGCGCGGACCGGCTGGAGTCCAAGGCCGAGCGGAAGACGTCCGCGGGCAGCCGATGA
- the lepB gene encoding signal peptidase I — MGNRGKPRGVPTNPAENLLPTGSRRTSAPGGGRTRAERRKLQRKVKRKRRRSAVREIPLLVGVAVLIALVLKTFLVQAFVIPSGSMEQTIRIGDRVLVDKLTPWFGTKPQRGDVVVFHDPGGWLADEQTVKKHDPVVVKQLKEGLTFIGLLPSDNEKDLIKRVIGVGGDHVKCCDAQGRVTVNGVPLTEKDYLYPGNSPSSTPFDITVPKGRLWVMGDHRDDSADSRAHQNTPYGGTVSEDSVVGRAVVIGWPLGHWTRLREPKTFASVADSPAGATAGPLLSHRVAPENPNGLTQLPTPAELPLVMGVVGLRHMWGRRRHRVRSWRGGCGGWRTVGARRRGAPRAPRGSERPRAGQRHDLRE, encoded by the coding sequence ATGGGTAACCGCGGCAAACCACGCGGGGTGCCCACCAACCCCGCCGAGAACCTGCTGCCCACCGGGTCGCGCCGCACCTCCGCGCCCGGCGGCGGCCGTACGCGCGCGGAGCGGCGCAAACTCCAGCGCAAGGTCAAACGCAAGCGCCGGCGTTCGGCCGTACGGGAGATCCCCCTTCTGGTCGGTGTCGCCGTCCTCATAGCGCTCGTCCTGAAGACCTTCCTCGTGCAGGCCTTCGTGATCCCGTCCGGCTCGATGGAGCAGACCATCCGGATCGGCGACCGCGTCCTGGTCGACAAGCTCACCCCGTGGTTCGGCACCAAGCCGCAGCGCGGGGACGTCGTCGTCTTCCACGACCCGGGCGGCTGGCTGGCCGACGAGCAGACCGTCAAGAAGCACGACCCGGTCGTCGTCAAACAGCTCAAAGAAGGCCTCACCTTCATCGGCCTGCTGCCCTCGGACAACGAGAAGGACCTGATCAAGCGGGTCATCGGGGTCGGCGGCGATCACGTCAAGTGCTGCGACGCGCAAGGCCGGGTCACCGTCAACGGCGTACCGCTGACCGAGAAGGATTACCTCTATCCGGGGAACTCGCCCTCCTCCACCCCCTTCGACATCACCGTGCCCAAGGGCCGGCTGTGGGTCATGGGCGACCACCGGGACGACTCCGCCGACTCCCGCGCCCACCAGAACACGCCGTACGGCGGCACGGTTTCCGAGGACTCCGTCGTCGGCCGGGCCGTCGTGATCGGCTGGCCCCTCGGCCATTGGACACGCCTACGGGAACCTAAAACCTTCGCAAGCGTCGCCGACTCCCCGGCGGGTGCGACCGCCGGTCCCCTGCTGTCGCATAGGGTTGCCCCCGAGAATCCGAACGGACTGACCCAGCTCCCGACCCCTGCGGAACTCCCGCTCGTTATGGGAGTGGTGGGCCTGCGTCATATGTGGGGCAGGCGGCGGCACAGAGTAAGGAGTTGGCGTGGGGGATGTGGCGGTTGGCGCACGGTCGGGGCACGACGGCGAGGAGCACCGCGGGCACCCCGTGGAAGCGAACGCCCCCGTGCCGGACAGCGCCATGACCTCAGGGAATGA
- the lepB gene encoding signal peptidase I translates to MDTEAQPTERDRSSHPDSPGPEGRSRFALVARVADWLPGGRITLTLFACLAFLLVLNAFVVQPFQIPSGSMEQGLRIGDRVLVNKLAYRFGARPRRGDVVVFDGTGYFGDADYVKRVVGVGGDRVACCDKKGRIEVNGRPVEESAFLYPGDSPSSVPFDVVVPAGRLFLLGDHRSDSSDSRDHLGSPGGGMVPVGDVIGRADWIVWPYDHWTHLSRPSAYARVPAVSPEGAHG, encoded by the coding sequence ATGGACACCGAAGCACAGCCGACGGAACGCGACCGCTCCTCCCACCCGGATTCCCCGGGGCCGGAGGGACGGTCGCGTTTCGCGTTGGTGGCGCGGGTCGCCGACTGGCTGCCGGGCGGCAGGATCACCCTCACCCTTTTCGCCTGCCTGGCGTTTTTGCTGGTCCTCAATGCTTTCGTGGTGCAACCGTTCCAGATTCCGAGCGGATCCATGGAACAGGGATTGAGGATCGGGGACCGCGTTCTCGTAAATAAGTTGGCGTACCGTTTCGGTGCCCGGCCGCGCCGCGGCGACGTGGTCGTGTTCGACGGCACCGGGTATTTCGGGGACGCCGACTACGTCAAGCGTGTGGTCGGGGTGGGGGGAGACCGTGTCGCCTGCTGCGACAAGAAGGGGAGGATCGAGGTGAACGGCCGTCCGGTCGAGGAGTCGGCGTTCCTCTATCCGGGGGACAGCCCCTCCAGCGTGCCCTTCGACGTCGTCGTGCCCGCCGGCCGCCTGTTCCTCCTCGGCGACCACCGCAGCGACTCCAGCGACTCCCGGGACCATCTCGGCTCGCCCGGCGGTGGCATGGTCCCGGTCGGCGACGTCATCGGCCGCGCCGACTGGATCGTGTGGCCGTACGACCACTGGACGCACCTGAGCCGACCCTCCGCCTACGCGCGCGTGCCCGCCGTATCGCCGGAGGGCGCGCATGGGTAA
- the rplS gene encoding 50S ribosomal protein L19 codes for MSHLLDSVDSASLRSDIPAFRPGDTVNVHVRVIEGNRSRVQQFKGVVIRRQGSGVRETFTVRKVSFSVGVERTFPVHTPIVEKIELVTRGDVRRAKLYYLRDLRGKAAKIKEKRES; via the coding sequence ATGTCTCACCTGCTCGACTCCGTCGACTCCGCGTCGCTGCGCAGCGACATCCCGGCCTTCCGTCCGGGCGACACCGTCAACGTCCACGTCCGCGTCATCGAGGGCAACCGCTCCCGTGTGCAGCAGTTCAAGGGCGTTGTGATCCGCCGCCAGGGCTCCGGTGTCCGCGAGACCTTCACGGTCCGCAAGGTCTCGTTCTCCGTCGGCGTCGAGCGCACCTTCCCGGTGCACACCCCGATCGTCGAGAAGATCGAGCTCGTCACCCGCGGTGACGTGCGCCGCGCCAAGCTGTACTACCTCCGTGACCTGCGCGGCAAGGCCGCGAAGATCAAGGAGAAGCGCGAGAGCTGA
- the trmD gene encoding tRNA (guanosine(37)-N1)-methyltransferase TrmD has protein sequence MRLDVVTIFPEYLEPLNVSLVGKARARGQLDVHVHDLRAWTYDRHNTVDDTPYGGGPGMVMKTDPWGDALDTVLADGYETGDRAPALIVPTPSGRPFTQELAVELSERPWLIFTPARYEGIDRRVMDEYATRMPVYEVSIGDYVLAGGEAAVLVVTEAVARLLPGVLGNAESHRDDSFAPGAMASLLEGPVYTKPPVWRGRDIPDVLLSGHHGRIARWRRDEALRRTTANRPDLIERCDPKAFDKKDRETLSILGWEPDPEGEPYGRFWRRAEGVEQ, from the coding sequence ATGCGCCTCGACGTCGTCACGATCTTCCCCGAGTACCTGGAGCCGCTGAACGTCTCCCTCGTGGGCAAGGCACGCGCGCGTGGACAGCTCGACGTCCATGTGCACGACCTGCGCGCGTGGACGTACGACCGGCACAACACGGTCGACGACACGCCGTACGGCGGCGGCCCCGGGATGGTCATGAAGACCGACCCCTGGGGTGACGCCCTGGACACGGTCCTCGCCGACGGCTACGAGACCGGCGACCGGGCCCCCGCGCTGATCGTGCCCACGCCCAGCGGCCGCCCCTTCACCCAGGAACTGGCCGTCGAGCTCTCCGAGCGCCCCTGGCTGATCTTCACGCCGGCCCGCTACGAGGGCATCGACCGGCGCGTCATGGACGAGTACGCCACCCGTATGCCCGTCTACGAGGTCTCCATCGGCGACTACGTGCTCGCCGGCGGCGAGGCGGCCGTCCTGGTCGTCACGGAGGCCGTGGCCCGGCTGCTGCCCGGCGTCCTCGGCAACGCCGAGTCCCACCGCGACGACTCCTTCGCGCCCGGCGCGATGGCGAGCCTTCTGGAAGGCCCCGTCTACACCAAGCCGCCCGTCTGGCGCGGCCGGGACATCCCGGACGTGCTGCTCAGCGGCCACCACGGCAGGATCGCCCGCTGGCGCCGCGACGAGGCCCTCAGGCGTACGACCGCCAACCGGCCCGACCTGATCGAGCGCTGCGACCCCAAGGCCTTCGACAAGAAGGACCGCGAGACGCTCTCCATCCTGGGCTGGGAACCGGACCCGGAGGGGGAGCCGTACGGCCGATTTTGGCGGCGGGCCGAGGGCGTGGAACAATAG
- the rimM gene encoding ribosome maturation factor RimM (Essential for efficient processing of 16S rRNA), translating into MQLVVARIGRAHGIKGEVTVEVRTDEPELRLAPGAVLATDPASAGPLTIETGRVHSGRLLLRFAGVGDRNAAEALRNTLLIADVDPEELPEGEDEYYDHQLIDLDVVTEDGAEVGRITEISHLPSQDLFIVERPDGSEVMIPFVEEIVTEIDLEEQKAVIAPPPGLIDDRAVIDSTRDES; encoded by the coding sequence GTGCAGCTGGTAGTCGCACGGATCGGCCGTGCCCATGGCATCAAGGGCGAGGTCACCGTCGAGGTACGTACCGACGAGCCGGAACTCAGGCTCGCGCCCGGCGCCGTACTCGCCACGGATCCCGCCTCCGCGGGGCCGCTGACCATCGAGACGGGCCGCGTCCACAGCGGCCGCCTCCTCCTGCGCTTCGCGGGCGTCGGTGACCGCAACGCGGCCGAGGCCCTGCGCAACACCCTGCTGATCGCCGACGTCGACCCGGAGGAACTGCCCGAGGGCGAGGACGAGTACTACGACCACCAGCTCATCGACCTCGACGTGGTCACCGAGGACGGGGCGGAGGTCGGCCGGATCACCGAGATCTCGCACCTGCCCTCCCAGGACCTGTTCATCGTGGAGCGGCCCGACGGCAGCGAGGTGATGATCCCGTTCGTGGAGGAGATCGTCACCGAGATCGACCTGGAGGAGCAGAAGGCGGTCATCGCGCCCCCGCCGGGCCTGATCGACGACCGCGCGGTGATCGACTCGACCCGGGACGAGTCCTGA
- a CDS encoding RNA-binding protein codes for MLEEALEHLVKGIVDNPDDVQVASRNLRRGRVLEVRVHPDDLGKVIGRNGRTARALRTVVGAIGGRGVRVDLVDVDHVR; via the coding sequence ATGCTCGAAGAGGCGCTTGAGCACCTCGTGAAGGGCATCGTCGACAACCCTGACGATGTGCAGGTCGCCTCGCGCAACCTGCGCCGCGGGCGCGTGCTCGAGGTCCGGGTGCACCCCGACGACCTCGGCAAGGTGATCGGCCGCAACGGCCGTACCGCGCGCGCTCTGCGCACCGTCGTGGGCGCCATCGGCGGTCGCGGTGTCCGCGTCGACCTCGTCGACGTGGACCACGTCCGCTGA
- the rpsP gene encoding 30S ribosomal protein S16, which yields MAVKIKLKRLGKIRSPHYRIVVADSRTRRDGRAIEEIGKYHPTYNPSVIEVDAERVAYWLGVGAQPTEPVLAILKKTGDWQKFKGEPAPAPLLVAEPKPARPSFEALGGDDEGKGEAITQKKKAEKKDEAAAESESTEA from the coding sequence GTGGCAGTCAAGATCAAGCTGAAGCGTCTGGGCAAGATCCGTTCGCCTCACTACCGCATCGTCGTCGCCGACTCCCGTACCCGCCGTGACGGCCGGGCCATCGAGGAGATCGGCAAGTACCACCCGACCTACAACCCGTCGGTCATCGAGGTGGACGCCGAGCGCGTGGCGTACTGGCTGGGTGTCGGCGCGCAGCCGACCGAGCCCGTTCTCGCCATCCTGAAGAAGACCGGCGACTGGCAGAAGTTCAAGGGCGAGCCGGCTCCCGCGCCGCTGCTCGTCGCCGAGCCCAAGCCGGCCCGTCCGTCGTTCGAGGCTCTCGGCGGTGACGACGAGGGCAAGGGTGAGGCGATCACCCAGAAGAAGAAGGCTGAGAAGAAGGACGAGGCCGCGGCTGAGTCCGAGTCGACCGAGGCCTGA
- a CDS encoding class I SAM-dependent methyltransferase, with protein MTPTLVRQHVSHADSAPRVDRCARARDWSEIQERMLVPLYEAVYERLEVGPATRLLGLRCGSGLALLLAAGRGAAVTGVDASSPERLALAAERLPADAPRDRSGGGSAPGGFAPRDRSGGVPGRHGSRGGRNHPRARAAVQLVDGSPRDVAGAETAAYTLVTVFEPVGCLAGDSEGLGELLADTLPLAAHGAAVVLAGWGPPERCATSSVLRVATKLADPLRSARSWRPARRDDLEEVAQRAGLKPDGSGRVACPFGYADVDSAVRGLLSTGLFDAAIAATDAKQVEKELAEALHPHRRPDGTVWMPNVFRYLVARVP; from the coding sequence ATGACACCTACGCTCGTGCGGCAGCACGTGTCTCACGCGGACTCCGCACCCCGCGTGGACCGGTGCGCACGCGCGCGTGACTGGTCCGAGATCCAGGAGCGGATGCTGGTGCCGCTCTACGAAGCCGTCTACGAACGGCTCGAAGTGGGCCCCGCCACCCGGCTGCTGGGCCTGCGCTGCGGCTCCGGGCTGGCGCTGCTGCTGGCGGCCGGCAGAGGCGCCGCGGTCACCGGCGTCGACGCCTCCTCGCCGGAGCGGCTCGCCCTCGCCGCCGAACGCCTGCCGGCGGACGCCCCGCGCGACAGAAGCGGCGGCGGCAGCGCCCCCGGCGGATTCGCCCCGCGCGACAGAAGCGGCGGTGTCCCGGGCCGGCACGGTTCGCGTGGCGGGAGAAACCACCCACGCGCGCGTGCCGCCGTACAGCTCGTCGACGGCTCGCCGCGTGACGTGGCCGGCGCGGAGACGGCCGCGTACACGCTGGTGACCGTCTTCGAGCCGGTCGGCTGCCTCGCGGGGGACTCCGAGGGGCTCGGTGAACTGCTCGCGGACACCCTGCCGCTGGCCGCGCACGGAGCCGCCGTGGTGCTGGCCGGCTGGGGGCCGCCGGAGCGCTGCGCCACCTCCTCGGTGCTGCGGGTGGCGACGAAACTGGCCGATCCCCTGCGCAGCGCGCGCAGCTGGCGGCCCGCCCGGCGGGACGACCTGGAGGAGGTCGCCCAGCGGGCGGGGCTGAAGCCGGACGGCTCGGGGCGGGTGGCCTGCCCGTTCGGGTACGCCGACGTCGACAGCGCCGTACGGGGCCTGCTGTCGACCGGCCTGTTCGACGCGGCGATCGCGGCGACGGACGCCAAGCAGGTGGAGAAGGAGCTCGCCGAGGCCCTGCACCCGCACCGGCGCCCCGACGGGACGGTGTGGATGCCGAACGTCTTCCGTTACCTCGTCGCGCGCGTGCCGTGA
- the ftsH gene encoding ATP-dependent zinc metalloprotease FtsH, translating to MTNPAPPRKSPDQPWRTEGAPDEPPQQQPGGRRMRGGWWRLIITALVVYLIANLVLSYFDQANEPTISYTEFSRQVNDGNVAKIYAKGDSIQGQLRKGRNNPEGGGNYTKFNTERPSFANDNLWSNLTKHNVTVTAEPVVQHRSFLSNLLISLAPMLIIVALWIFVSRRMSAGLRGAGGMLGRKAPPKPVELVPGEKRTTFADVAGIDEVEGELNDVVDFLKNPDAYRRMGAKMPRGVLLSGPPGTGKTLLARAVAGEAGVPFFSASASEFIEMIVGVGASRVRELFAEARKLAPSIIFIDEIDTIGRARAGGASMGGHDEREQTLNQILTEMDGFSGSEGVIVIAATNRADILDPALTRPGRFDRIVQVSPPDRGGRKAILEIHTRDIPLAPDVDLTHVARTTPGMTGAELANLANEAALIAVKRGQQAVTQTDLSEALEKIQLGAERALVMPEEERRRTAYHESGHALLGMLQPGADPVRKITIVPRGRALGVTLSTPDADKYAYTEEYLRGRIIGALGGMAAEQVVYGVITTGSESDLEQVTNIARGMVSRWGMSEEVGRLSALPNDAQQAYGLAAAPQTLDVIDTEMRRIVDECYEEACRKLRDHRGQLDALAQALMANETLEEADAYRIAGITRLRKDVEEV from the coding sequence ATGACCAACCCCGCGCCGCCACGCAAGTCACCTGACCAGCCCTGGCGTACCGAGGGCGCCCCCGACGAGCCGCCGCAGCAGCAGCCCGGCGGGCGCCGGATGCGCGGCGGCTGGTGGCGGCTGATCATCACCGCACTGGTCGTGTACCTGATCGCCAACCTGGTGCTGTCCTACTTCGACCAGGCCAACGAGCCGACGATCTCGTACACCGAGTTCAGCAGACAGGTGAACGACGGCAATGTCGCCAAGATCTACGCCAAGGGCGACTCGATCCAGGGCCAGCTGAGGAAGGGGCGGAACAACCCCGAGGGCGGCGGGAACTACACCAAGTTCAACACCGAGCGCCCGTCCTTCGCGAACGACAACCTCTGGTCGAACCTGACCAAGCACAACGTCACGGTCACGGCCGAGCCGGTCGTCCAGCACCGCAGCTTCCTGTCCAACCTGCTGATCTCGCTGGCCCCGATGCTGATCATCGTCGCCCTGTGGATCTTCGTCTCGCGGCGCATGAGCGCGGGGCTCCGCGGCGCGGGCGGCATGCTCGGCCGCAAGGCGCCGCCGAAGCCGGTCGAACTGGTGCCGGGGGAGAAGCGCACCACCTTCGCCGACGTGGCCGGTATCGACGAGGTCGAGGGCGAGCTCAACGACGTCGTCGACTTCCTGAAGAACCCCGACGCCTACCGCCGCATGGGCGCCAAGATGCCCCGCGGCGTCCTGCTCTCCGGCCCGCCCGGCACCGGAAAGACGCTGCTCGCGCGCGCGGTCGCCGGGGAGGCGGGCGTGCCGTTCTTCTCCGCGTCCGCGTCCGAGTTCATCGAGATGATCGTGGGCGTGGGCGCCTCCCGCGTTCGGGAACTGTTCGCGGAGGCCCGCAAGCTCGCCCCGTCGATCATCTTCATCGACGAGATCGACACCATCGGGCGGGCCCGCGCCGGCGGCGCGTCGATGGGCGGGCACGACGAGCGCGAGCAGACCCTGAACCAGATCCTCACCGAGATGGACGGCTTCTCCGGCTCGGAGGGCGTCATCGTCATCGCGGCCACCAACCGCGCCGACATCCTCGACCCGGCGCTGACCCGCCCCGGCCGCTTCGACCGGATCGTCCAGGTCTCGCCCCCGGACCGCGGCGGCCGCAAGGCCATCCTGGAGATCCACACCCGCGACATCCCGCTCGCCCCGGACGTCGATCTGACCCACGTGGCCCGTACGACCCCGGGCATGACCGGCGCGGAACTGGCCAACCTCGCCAACGAGGCCGCCCTGATCGCGGTGAAGCGGGGGCAGCAGGCGGTGACGCAGACCGACCTCTCCGAGGCCCTGGAGAAGATCCAGCTCGGCGCGGAGCGGGCGCTGGTGATGCCGGAGGAGGAGCGCCGGCGCACCGCCTACCACGAGAGCGGGCACGCCCTGCTGGGCATGCTGCAGCCGGGCGCCGACCCCGTTCGCAAGATCACCATCGTGCCGCGCGGCCGGGCCCTCGGCGTCACCCTGTCCACGCCGGACGCGGACAAGTACGCGTACACCGAGGAGTACCTGCGCGGCCGGATCATCGGCGCGCTCGGCGGGATGGCGGCCGAGCAGGTCGTCTACGGCGTGATCACCACCGGTTCCGAGAGCGACCTGGAACAGGTCACCAACATCGCGCGCGGCATGGTGTCCCGCTGGGGCATGAGCGAGGAGGTCGGCCGCCTCTCCGCGCTCCCCAACGACGCCCAGCAGGCCTACGGTCTCGCCGCCGCCCCGCAGACCCTCGACGTGATCGACACCGAGATGCGGCGGATCGTGGACGAGTGCTACGAGGAGGCATGCCGCAAACTCCGCGACCATCGCGGCCAGTTGGACGCCCTCGCCCAGGCGCTGATGGCGAACGAGACGCTGGAGGAGGCGGACGCGTACCGGATCGCGGGCATCACGCGCCTGAGGAAGGACGTCGAGGAGGTCTAG